The Nicotiana tabacum cultivar K326 chromosome 14, ASM71507v2, whole genome shotgun sequence genome contains a region encoding:
- the LOC107821231 gene encoding uncharacterized protein LOC107821231, translating to MLHTEPSFCIYNSEENQDLLGSDGQIIRSVTIGDNISDIGGSDFSFGEKGMGLIEEGENEEVEKEDEKERVFDGVNELGIEESGTVISSKYLATGFGVDGNSVNSGGVDFAPSDFDGIGDVEEYYKRVLKEEPSNPLFLRNYAQLLQSKGDLSGAERSYFQATLADPKDGDTLSQYAKLVWEVHRDKDIASDCFERAVHAAPENSDVLAAYASFLWDINDDESEDEMNMQSDKTKIEVTEEATASRDLDYEEDNRPVSSPLHLAAGLGIGDNRVGGDSPVDYTAAVSDMDGNAEEYYRRMIKENPHNPVLLRNYAQFLCQTKGDLLSAEEYYSRAIVADPTDGETISHYAMLIWQLHRDKSKASSYFKRAVEASPENSDALAAYARFLWETEEDEDEDETLGNHNGAPLLQGVVAANA from the exons ATGTTGCATACAGAACCATCATTTTGTATATATAATTCTGAAGAAAATCAAGATTTGTTGGGAAGTGATGGGCAGATAATAAGGTCTGTGACAATAGGGGATAATATATCAGATATAGGTGGTAGTGATTTCAGCTTTGGGGAAAAGGGAATGGGTTTGATTGAGGAAGGTGAAAATGAAGAAGTtgaaaaagaagatgaaaaagaaaGGGTTTTTGATGGGGTTAATGAACTTGGAATTGAAGAGAGTGGAACAGTAATTAGTTCAAAGTACCTTGCTACTGGATTTGGGGTTGATGGCAATAGTGTAAATAGTGGTGGGGTTGACTTTGCACCTTCAGATTTTGATGGAATTGGAGATGTTGAGGAATATTATAAAAGGGTTCTTAAAGAAGAGCCTTCCAACCCTTTGTTTTTAAGGAATTATGCTCAACTTTTGCAG TCAAAGGGAGATCTTTCTGGAGCTGAGCGCTCTTACTTTCAAGCTACACTAGCAGATCCAAAAGATGGAGATACCTTGTCACAGTATGCTAAATTGGTATGGGAGGTGCACCGTGATAAAGATATTGCATCGGATTGCTTTGAACGTGCAGTTCATGCTGCTCCTGAAAACAG CGATGTTCTTGCAGCATATGCCAGTTTTCTTTGGGATATCAATGATGACGAAAGTGAGGACGAAATGAACATGCAGAGTGATAAGACTAAG ATTGAGGTGACTGAGGAAGCTACTGCATCACGAGACCTGGATTACGAAGAAGATAACAGACCTGTTAGCTCTCCCTTACATCTTGCAGCAGGACTTGGAATTGGGGATAATAGAGTTGGTGGTGACTCCCCCGTTGATTATACTGCAGCTGTATCTGATATGGACGGAAATGCTGAGGAGTATTACAGGAGAATGATCAAAGAAAATCCTCATAACCCTGTGCTTTTAAGAAACTATGCGCAGTTTCTTTGTCAG ACCAAGGGAGACCTACTAAGTGCTGAAGAATATTACTCGCGTGCAATAGTAGCGGATCCTACTGATGGAGAAACTATTTCACATTATGCCATGTTGATATGGCAACTTCATCGTGACAAATCTAAAGCCTCATCCTACTTTAAGAGGGCAGTTGAAGCTTCTCCAGAAAATAG CGATGCGCTTGCTGCATATGCTAGATTTCTCTGGGAAACAGAGGAAGATGAAGACGAAGATGAAACATTAGGCAATCACAATGGAGCACCACTTCTTCAAGGAGTTGTGGCTGCAAATGCCTAA